The genomic region gatgatacaatttaccaaaggtattatgtatccaagggaaggctcacatggttattgaatatgaaggacaatgtcggataaaatccattaaaggatctgtcggtccataacagagctgatgtgagcatcggcacacaatcagaggaagtaacaatgcaagggcattggattatagaaacaactgactaatctagagctcaaatgcaaaggaattatgatttccaaattaagggaacagaagcaatgttctgatcaggggtggataagttgaatagccttaggggtactgtcgacggcatttggattggttgagaaccagctcatgtttaagatgacgtctgagccggaaagataatttaaaacgatcaactgatgattgcgtgcattcgcactcatgttgaatcaaaaaggatcaaaatgacgatgcctaaggatactaacgaatattgtcagacatatggaaagcatccatcatgcaagtagacaagtatgacagagcaataagctgctaaggatttttggaggatcgaatagtatttcgaagaccattgtgaaacatatgaacaactgggggatgagcggatactctataaatgcgagaattaaccgtaggggtattcaagtgacaagaacagcaaggcagtaagctcaagggattatcgaaaccacgactagtttttcagggtatcttgtaataacaagaccaactggggatgatataagaataacaactgtaagtagttacccataagggttgacggtggaaggggaattgcaaacgcgatgaacacaagttctcggcttaacagcggaaagtatcttcagggtcttcacgtgcagcagacgatcatcagtaataaggggctctccgggtgaaagtgataacgagatcctaatgttagatttagcaaaattcctttaatcccgaatagaagagagatcagagtcccagagtaaaggtcgaggagtaaaagatcctagtaccacccgatggcgacgtgggcccgtaaggcacacagccaagttagtaaaagttttgcaatgtctagactcgacttcggccaaggagtgtggaagggggattcctacaggcagtcggctctgataccaacttgtgacgcccccgattcaatcgtacactaatcatgcacgcaaatgtgtacgatcaagatcagggactcacgggaagatatcacaacacaactctaaaacataaaataagtcatacaagcatcataatacaagctaggggcctcgagggctcgaatacaggtgctcgatcatagacgagtcagcggaagcaacaatatctgagtacagacataagttaaacaagttgccataagatggctagcacaaactgggatacagatcgaaagaggcgcaggcctcctgcctgggatcctcctaactactcctggtcgtcgtcgtcagcctgcacgtagtagtaggcacctccaatgtagtagtcgggtcgtcgtcgatggtggcgtctggctccagggctccagcatctggttgcgacaaccaggtacaagggaagggggaaaagagggagaaaagcaaccgtgagtactcatccaaagtactcgcaagcaaggagctacactacatatgcatgggtatatgtgtaaggaggccatatcagtggactgaactgcagaatgccagaataagagggggatagctaatcctgtcgaagactacgcttctggcagcctccgtcttgcagcatgtaggagagagtagattgaagtcctccaagtagcatcttcaagtagcatctccaagcagcatctccaagtagcatcgcatagcataaccctacccggcgatcctctcctcgtcgccctgttgaaaagcgatcaccgggttgtctgtggaacttggaagggtgtgttttattaagtatccggttctagttgtcataaggtcaaggtacaactccaagtcgtcctgttaccgaagatcacggctattcgaatagattaacttccctgcaggggtgcaccaacttacccaacacgcttgatcccatttggctggacacactttcctgggtcatgcccggccgcggaagatcaacatgtcgcagccccacctaggcacaacagagaggccagcacgccggtctaaacctaagcgcgcaggggtctgggcccatcgccctgagcacacctgcacgttgcgtgggcggccggaagcagacctagcccagcaggcgttccagtccaatccggcgcgcgccgctccgtcgctgacgtctgaagtgcttcggctgataccacgacgtcgggatacccataactactcccacgtagatggttagtgcgtataggctcgtagccaactcagatcaaataccaagatctctttaagcgtgttaagtatccgcgaacgctgaacagggccaggcccacctttctcctaggcggtctcaacctgccctgtcgctccgccacaaagatccacacagagggccgtcgggacaaaggtcctttcagcccccaattcgtgaatcactcgcgggtactcttcaagctgacccgactttagtcaccatctgtatagtatgtatgtatgtatagtatatacccgtgatcacctcccgagtgatcacggcccaatagtatagcaaggcagaccgacaagaatgtagggccaatgatgataaactagcatcctatactaagcatttaggattgcaggtaaggtatcaacaggtgtagcaacaatgtcaggctatgcatcagaataggatcaacggaaagcagtaacaggctacactactctaatgcaagcagtatagaagagaataggcgatatctggtgatcaaggggggggggcttgcctggttgctctggcaaggaggggtcgtcaactccgtagtcgaactggggtcaccggcagtctcagggtctaccggaaagaagtaatggagggggaacacaataaataacagagcaatcaaagcatcacaaagcgtaacatggcaatacgtggtgctaggtgtgccctaacacggcagtaggtggtaccgacgaaagggagaaacatccgggaaagtatccccggtgtttcgtgttttcggtcaaatgaaccggaggtgaaatgttgcatgttcactatgctagggacacgtggcggatgaacgggctgcgtatctggattcctatcgtcgttctgagcaactttcatgtacaaagtttctccatccgagctacggtttattttatattaattttaaaagatttaaatcatttttagaattttaattaatttaatttaattcaacattatccataacagtgttcactgacgtcatcatgacatcagcatgacatcagcagtcaacagaggcgttgagtagtcaaactgacgtgtgggcccagtgggacccacctgtcatacactgttaggttgatTAGGGTTTGGGTTAAACTAATTATTGTTTaagtaaactaactagttaattagactaattaaacatgattaattaacttaattaatccactaattaattaattaattaactaattaattatttttattttattttccttttttttattaaaacattctgggcgtggggcccatctgtcataggccccaggggccttagtGGGTTCGAGCGCTAGTGGGCGCTGGGCGCCCGGTGCGGGCGTGGCGGTTTCGGGCAATGGGCGCCGTGCCGAGGTCACCGCAGCGAGGGCGAGGTCCAGCTGCGTCGGCGGCCTCGCTCGACAGCGGCAGGAGGCGGGGAGTAGGGGAGGCCCCGGACGGCGACGGCCCTGGCGGGCGCGGCCAGGCACCGCGAgatggaggcggtggtggccgggcgGCGATAGGGGCTGCACGGGGAGTGCGGTCGGGAGTAGAGGCGAACACAACGCGTGCAGGAcggtgcgggggggggggcggTGAGCGCGCGTCGGACGCAGCCGGAGCGCGTCAACCGCGGGCGAGATCGGCGGGGACCGCGGCGACAAGCGCGAGcccgcgagggagagggagggagcgagGGGGGCTCACTGGGGCCGTAGGGGGAATGGCAGCGGGCTCGACGGAGGTCGGGGAGGTCCGACGAGGAGGGGGTCGAGGTGGCGTTCCGACGACGGCGGGGTCGAGGCAGGGGAGCTCCGGTGAGGTTGCCCCGACGAACGGCGACGGCGGGGAGGTCCTCCAAGCGGTGGCGATGCGGCGCCGGCGTCGAGCACgtcgggcggcggggaggagatgaggaggcgggCGTCGAtggcaggcggcggggcggcgcagtTGGGGGCCGGCAAGCGTCGACGGCGTCCGGTgaggaggggatgaggacgagCGACGGAGACAGAGACGGGGAGGCGGCACCGATGACGGCGGGGGCGTGGTGGGGCGGCTCCAGCGGGGGTTCTGGATGGCGGTGGCGTCGAGCGCCCCCGATCCGATCTAGATCGTGGAGGGGGCAGAGGGGGAGTGGAGCGAGTGGGGTGGGAGTGGGCAACCGGGGGATTAGGGTTTGGGGTacgaggccatataggccagggcgaGTGGGCCGGCCGAGTGGGCCAGCGGGTCGGCCAACTGGGCCGtctagcccagttggccaggggcctCTACTCTTTTTATTTGTATTTTGTAGTTTGGTTTTCTAtttttattcttttcctttttctttattttctctactgttttaattcaatttaaaattttTATGCATTTTATAAAGCTGTGtcctctacaccataattatctatgtaatatttagtacaaattaaacatttttattttaatgtttgaaaacttttattgttttcctttaattaaattttgaagttgtttcggttttgaattatgtagagtttatcaacagtaaccgaggtgacatggcatcattagcgggggatcactgtagcttaattatccgggcatcaccaTGGCAATTTTTAATCATTTTTGTATTGTTTGATTGGCACGGAAAAACATAAACAAATTTTTTAATCCATTTTTTTCTGCCCCCGTGATACGGATGCAAATTTCCATGAACTTTTCCTTTTTACTTAATATAAAAAACATCTTTTCTTTACCATGGCAAATTTTGCTTGTAGGCACGACTGACATTTTTTTGGTTTGAACCATTGGAATTTTTTAGTACTAGTTTGTTTGTCACTCTTATGTATTATGGCTAATTCATCTTTCCGTTTTCATAGGATGGTAAATCGGGGCTTTATTATCACAACAAAACTGCGTTTTTATTTGTTTATCATGCCATGAAAGTCTATGCATTTTTAGTCTATGTATCATGATATATAGAACATTTTTTCAACAAAGTTGCCATGGCTCATggcaaatatagcctatgcatcaTGGAACTTATAGTGTATGGATGATGATCTGCAGAACATTTTAGTTCATGTCATTTTCTGTAACATATTCTTTATGCCCTGACAATTTAATATGTTTTCGTAAACCCTGCCATTTTTGTAAAAAATAACATGATGGCAAGTCGTAAATGTAGTGGCAACTTTTCTGGAAATTCACATAGTTTTTCCCACTTTTAAAGTTGTTGGATGGCATCGTAGGCATTTTTTGTCACAAAGAAAAACCTGGGCTTTTTTTCTTTACTAAGCTTGTAGGGCCTAATATAGAAAAGGTCTGTAGGGCTGATAGGATGGACGTTCGGGTGGTGGCAGCGATGCGGGCGGGGAGAGCGATCGTCCCGAACGATTCATTCGGTCTAGCTGCCTTCCTGCCACACTTGTGGGCAGTCCAATGTTCGTCCACACAACATCGTGTGGGCTGCCTGCGGATATGCCACACAGAATCGTGTGGTCGGATGGGCGTTATGCCACACGTGTGCCAGTTATTCGAACCCTTATTTTTTGTAACACAGTACATGAAAAAATGCAGCAAACCCCACTTTAATGTCTAGGTTAGCAGCAAATACTATGCTACATTCTTTCACAGTAAACACCACGTCTTGTGTAATCGTTTTGCAAAAACCACTATTGAAAGATTTTGGCTGATCACGTTTATGACATATGGGCCCACTAGTCAGGCTGACGTGGCACCAATTTCTCACACCGTTCTGTTGACTTGTTTTGCTAGATGTGGGACCCGCTTGTCCGTGTAATAGTACCTTCCTTTTCTCTGGTTCTCCTCTCCTCCCTAatatatatgtgtgtatatatatatatatatatatatatatatatatatatatatatatatatatcgctcGCTCGCTCGTCGGACCGCGCTCTGCCGCCCAACGTCATAGCACCGGAACACCGCGACCATCGCCGCCGTTAGCCCGCCCTCGCCTAGATCTGGCAAGAACCGAGCCGCTGCTACCTCTCACTTCCGCACTTCAGATCCGTGCGACAAAGGCGGcgacgacctctgcctcggtcgggGGCGAGACGAGCTCCGCGCGGCAATGACTACGGCGGCCTCTACCACTGCCGGAGGTGGGACGGGAAGTGGGCCTTGCGCGCAACGTGTTGTGGGCACGGGCGGTGTCCACTGCTGGCCCTCGTGGTCTCGTCTGATCCATCAACCCCAGCATCACAAGGACGGCGACGACCGCGTGGGGATCGGCCTCAGCAAGGCCTTGCTCGAGGCCGCCGTTCGGGCCCTCGGCGCGGTAACGGCGGCGGCGACCTTGCCTCGGCCTGGGGGCGGGGCGGGGCTATGCGTTCACGCCCGCGCCTGTGCGTTGACCTAGGTGGTGAAGATAAGACGAAGTAGATTTGTCTTCTTTTTTCTTCCAATGTCAGGTGGACCCTGGCGGCGGCACACATGATGATGACATTACCTAATGTCGCTGTCACATATGAGGCATTAAGTGGTGCCACATAGCTTGACTAGCAGGCCCCATCTGTAATAAACGCGATCAACAAAGTCAAATCCGTCGATCAGTGGGTTTTTGCAAAACGATTACACAAGACGTTGTGTTTTCTGCAAAAGAAATTGAGTGTAGTGTCTTTTGCTAACCTAGTATTTAAAGTGGTGCTTTTCCGTAATTTACTCTTCAACCACACGTTGGTCGCGCACGTGACTTTATTCAAGACATACTTTTGGATGATGGAAAATCATATTCATAATTAATACAAATGGAAAATGGAAAAAAATGTTTATTCGGCATGTAAACATTATAAATGTTAATTAAACTCTCATCTTTTCGGATGATGTTCAATCATTTTCATAATTGGTAGTTGTTAATGAGTTGTCCAAGAAATTCATGCAATTGAAACTTATTGAAAAGCAGAAAGAAGAGACATGCCTACTTGAAACTTATAATATTTTTTTGCACATGGCTTTATTAAGAGAAATTGCATAGTGCATACGTGAAATAGTCCTGTTGCTCTATTCCGAAATGCATGTCACCCTAATAACACAGGATTTATAAGTTGGACCAACAAACAGACAAATTAAAAGTTGAGTCGTTTTTACAAGGAAAATAAATTATGAGTTTCACATGAAAATGTTTTTCAGCGGGTATTGCATTTTGAATAAACACTAAATAACTCCCGAAATAAACACTATTTGAACCATTTCTATGGGTATTACATTTTGATACAATCTTGTTTTGTCCTAGCCAAAAGCAGACGAACTCAATGCttcaaaaataaaaatgaaaagcaTCAAAACTTGTGTTCTAGATGGGTCGAATTAACTGTTGTTTTTCATAAAAAAAATACATGCACATACCTAACTTGAACACTGACAAACTATTATTGTTTAATATTTTTCCCAGTTGGAATTTCTTTTTTCTTGTGTTTTCAGCTTGAAGCTCATCTGTGACCAAGGCATTGTGATGTATGCTCACTGGCATATAAATCTCTTGCTAGTTTAGCTGTTGAAGTGCATTTATGAAACGAAACTGAGAAATTGAAGCAGCCACTGGACTGAACTGAGGTGCCAAGGCTTTGCAAATTCAGATGCTCAAAGCCCGCTCGGTATGAACATGAATCAAACCCGTTTGGCTCCGCAAGCAAAATCAGTGATGGAGCTGAGTATAAAAAGAGATCCATCAATGACGCCGAATTGTGCTCTTCCAAAAGGATCAAGCTTGGTCTGCTCCTCTTCCAGATTCAGTGCAAGTATGTACCTTGAGGATGAACCCAAAACTCTACAATTGAAACATACGGTTCTCGTCAAAAGAAAGAAAGGAAGGTCTGAAGAAGCATCCTCATCTAAATCTAGGGTTCTTAATTTGCTAAGAGAACTGCATCACAACCACTTGCCTGAAATGTCATGCCGTCATGGCATCACATTGATGAATCGCTGAGTTGAACCTAACACGGCACAAAGCTTAGCGTAACAGACATGCGCACAAGTCATAGACAACCTGACACATGGGTTCGGCACAAATGTGCCATAAAACATTACTGAAGCGACAAACGTGAGGCTATAAGCATCAACAGTTCAACACAAAGCCCTACTACAACCTGGCGTAAACGATAAATTAAGCTGGATTACATGCATTTTAACAATACAAGCTGATAGCCTCACGAGACATCAACCTATTTTAGTTAGGTGGATGGAGCTACTAGCCCTTGCAACATGTTCATACAAAAGGACCAACCGACTTAATTCACCCTACATGGATCGATGCATCGAGCTACTTTTCCATGTCGACATGGCGTGAGGCGCAGGACCGTGGCTTCAAGCCTTGCGGGCGGGGCTCAGAAAAACGTCGGTGAGGACGGTCTTGGACTGCAGCGACGCCTTCAGGATCTCCAGACCCTGCAAAAATTGCAGGAAATCCAATGTGACGATTGGTTGATGCACATGATTACAACAAAGAAATATGGAAGACATATATGCCAGAGAAAGCGATAGTGAGGATTCATTGTCACCTCGTCGTAGCCGAGCTGCACGGTCTTCTCCTGGAGCGCGCTGAGATCCTTGACGGCGAATGTGTTGAGCAGGGTGATGCTGGAGATGGAGGACATGGGCGTCACGGTGAGGTCGTCCATCACCGTGTAAGTCACGATGCCCTGCACGTACCCCTTCCCGCTGACGCCGGCCACCGCCTGCGCAGTCTGGCCTCCGGACACGCCCGACGGCACGAGCTTCGCCTCCGTGGTCATCTGCTTATCACATGACGGGCAGTAGGTGCCGTAACTGCCCGTCACGTAGGTCCGGCAGCTGTAGAATTTGCATGTACCGGAGTGGCCGCTACCATATCCGCTATTGTAACAGCCGCAGGACAAGCTGCACCCATAGAACGTCTTGGCCTGTggctgtggaggcggcggcccCGGCAAGCCTAGGAGGGAGCTCTTGGTGCTGACCGCCGGCGAGAGGACGGAGGGGTGGAGCAGCGCGTCCTTGGCGGCGCCGGGCTGGACGTAGGTGGCGTCGAGCTTCTCGACGCTTCCGTAGAGGCTGCCGACGCTGCCGACCATGGAGTCCTTGCCGAGCAGCTTGACGGCGGTGCCGACCGGcagggagaggagggagaagaggaagTCCACCACGTCCTTGCTCGCCTCCGCGAACAGCACGCGCCGGGCCTTGGTGTCGATGAGGAGCTTCA from Triticum aestivum cultivar Chinese Spring chromosome 4A, IWGSC CS RefSeq v2.1, whole genome shotgun sequence harbors:
- the LOC123082722 gene encoding uncharacterized protein, encoding MATTGSTALSMKLLIDTKARRVLFAEASKDVVDFLFSLLSLPVGTAVKLLGKDSMVGSVGSLYGSVEKLDATYVQPGAAKDALLHPSVLSPAVSTKSSLLGLPGPPPPQPQAKTFYGCSLSCGCYNSGYGSGHSGTCKFYSCRTYVTGSYGTYCPSCDKQMTTEAKLVPSGVSGGQTAQAVAGVSGKGYVQGIVTYTVMDDLTVTPMSSISSITLLNTFAVKDLSALQEKTVQLGYDEGLEILKASLQSKTVLTDVFLSPARKA